A genomic stretch from Trichlorobacter lovleyi includes:
- a CDS encoding 3'-5' exonuclease: MDISTAIEMVKASGSYKLLQKLVIDNHPHIGSMHACSNPSSGACLDTETTGFTHGTDKIIELGIVTYEYNPETGGIIRILDRYNGFEDPGHPLSQDVIKVTGITDSQLNGQTIDNAKVEAMLAPADVIVCHNAAFDRPFVEDRFPSTRRKAFACSMSQIDWAKEFITSRSLEYLLYKCGSWFIDAHRALNDAEGLLGLLAEQLPDSGVNVNATMLAKAFSVDTRIFAVGAPYDFKDDLKNRSYRWNDGSDGRPKAWWIDVPGDGSNELGWLSANIYKPGADRQIVVEHVDATTRFSKRG, from the coding sequence ATGGATATTTCAACCGCAATAGAAATGGTTAAGGCCTCCGGATCATACAAGTTGCTTCAAAAGCTGGTGATCGATAATCATCCTCACATTGGCAGTATGCACGCGTGCAGCAATCCATCAAGTGGTGCCTGTCTTGACACCGAGACCACTGGTTTTACACACGGGACAGACAAGATTATTGAGCTGGGTATCGTGACATACGAGTACAACCCTGAGACTGGCGGCATCATTCGCATACTCGATCGGTATAACGGCTTCGAGGATCCAGGCCACCCCCTGAGTCAGGATGTGATAAAAGTGACAGGTATCACGGATAGTCAACTGAACGGCCAAACAATCGACAACGCTAAGGTCGAAGCTATGCTCGCCCCAGCTGATGTGATCGTTTGTCACAACGCTGCCTTTGATCGTCCGTTCGTTGAGGACCGCTTCCCGTCAACCAGGCGCAAGGCCTTTGCCTGCAGTATGAGCCAGATAGACTGGGCCAAAGAGTTCATCACATCACGCTCCCTGGAATATCTCCTTTACAAGTGCGGTAGTTGGTTCATTGATGCTCATCGGGCGCTGAATGACGCAGAAGGCCTGCTGGGCCTTCTCGCGGAACAACTCCCGGATTCCGGCGTGAACGTCAATGCGACGATGCTTGCCAAGGCATTCTCGGTAGATACAAGAATTTTTGCGGTCGGAGCGCCGTACGACTTCAAGGACGATCTCAAAAACAGATCTTATCGCTGGAATGATGGCAGTGACGGCCGACCCAAGGCGTGGTGGATTGACGTCCCAGGCGATGGCAGTAATGAACTGGGGTGGTTGTCTGCTAACATCTACAAGCCTGGCGCCGATAGACAGATCGTTGTTGAACATGTCGATGCAACTACACGTTTTTCAAAAAGAGGTTAG